Within the Streptomyces sp. R41 genome, the region GGTCGCTGCCGTCCGCCTCGGGCAGCACCCCGACCGGCGCGATCCGGCTGTGCAGCAGATACAGGCACGGGGCGAAGTACTCGATGTCCTGCCAGCGCGTGATACGGCCCTCGATGCCGGTCGAGCGGGCGTAGAACGGCGGACACTCGGCGTCGTCCATGTGCCGGCTGACCCGCACGATGCCCGCGCCCTCGTCGACCTCGGTGGTGATGGGCGTCTCGGCGACCTCGGGCGTGCCGATGTAGCCGCCGTGCAGATACGTCTCGTGGGAGAGGTCGAGGAGGTTGTCGACGAGCAGCCCGTAGTCGGCGTCGATGGGCTCCATACCGCAGACCGTGGTCCAGTCCGGCGAGTCCATGTGACGGGCGCGCGGGATGGTCCCCGAGTCGGCGAGGGCCGGGTCGCCTATCCAGACCCATACGAACGAGTCCTGCTCGACGACCGGGTACGAGGCGACACGCGCCGTGCGCGGTATCCGTTTCTGGCCGGGCACATACACGCAGGCACCCGACGTGTCGTACGTGAACCCGTGGTACCCGCACACGATCCTGTCGCCGTCGAGCCGGCTCTCCGAGAGGGGGAAGCGACGGTGCACGCAGCGGTCGGACAGGGCGACGGCCGTCCCGTCGTCCTCGGTGCGATAGAAGACGAGCGGCTCCCCGAGGATCGTCCGGCCGAGCAGCTCGCGCCCGACCTCGTGCGAGTAGGCGGCGACGTACCACTGGTTCCTGGCGAAGGCGGTCATGTGCGGCATGGCTGCGGCTCCCGTCGTTGGGCGATGGCGACATCGTCCGGAAGGGCGTCGCGGCACCGCAAGACCTCTTCCGCCTCACGGAAGGGACTGGGAAGACTG harbors:
- a CDS encoding Rieske 2Fe-2S domain-containing protein, with protein sequence MPHMTAFARNQWYVAAYSHEVGRELLGRTILGEPLVFYRTEDDGTAVALSDRCVHRRFPLSESRLDGDRIVCGYHGFTYDTSGACVYVPGQKRIPRTARVASYPVVEQDSFVWVWIGDPALADSGTIPRARHMDSPDWTTVCGMEPIDADYGLLVDNLLDLSHETYLHGGYIGTPEVAETPITTEVDEGAGIVRVSRHMDDAECPPFYARSTGIEGRITRWQDIEYFAPCLYLLHSRIAPVGVLPEADGSDPNAFHTEITYAITPSGDGKVYDFWAVSRDFARDDAEVTTFLRDFNHTVVMQDVDALNLLQRTLGTERTGYQELSINIDTGGLAARRILARLVEEGEKPMEKVQ